One Anabaena sphaerica FACHB-251 DNA window includes the following coding sequences:
- the deoC gene encoding deoxyribose-phosphate aldolase → MAADYPNIDIAPFIDHSLLLPTTTPEQVEKWCDEAYRFNFATVCVHPCYVKQAVELLHNKNPKVCTVIGFPTGGTTSTVKFYEAQEALENGASELDVMINVGWLKAGKTEEVHREIATICEVAGQCVKVILETSLLTDPEKRIAAELAMDAGAAFLKTSTGWNGGATVADVSLLKEIARERVGIKASGGIRTHNEALDLIMAGATRLGTSRGIELLRQRNNPEKPE, encoded by the coding sequence ATGGCAGCAGACTATCCAAACATTGATATTGCGCCATTTATAGATCACTCTCTGCTGTTACCAACTACTACTCCAGAGCAGGTTGAAAAATGGTGTGATGAAGCATACAGGTTTAATTTTGCAACGGTTTGTGTGCATCCCTGTTATGTCAAGCAAGCGGTTGAACTCCTCCACAACAAAAACCCCAAAGTCTGTACTGTTATTGGTTTTCCCACTGGTGGCACGACCTCAACCGTTAAGTTTTATGAAGCTCAAGAAGCGTTGGAAAATGGCGCTTCAGAGTTAGATGTGATGATTAACGTCGGGTGGTTAAAAGCTGGAAAAACAGAGGAAGTTCACCGGGAAATTGCTACAATTTGTGAAGTAGCTGGGCAATGTGTCAAGGTGATTTTAGAAACTAGCCTACTGACAGACCCAGAGAAAAGAATAGCTGCGGAACTAGCTATGGATGCAGGTGCAGCATTCTTAAAAACCAGCACAGGTTGGAATGGTGGCGCTACTGTAGCGGATGTGTCCTTATTAAAGGAAATTGCACGGGAAAGGGTGGGAATTAAAGCATCAGGAGGGATACGCACCCACAATGAAGCCTTAGATTTAATCATGGCTGGTGCTACTAGGTTAGGAACATCTCGCGGCATAGAATTGCTCCGTCAACGCAATAACCCGGAAAAACCTGAATAG
- the recO gene encoding DNA repair protein RecO yields MSRTYKATGINLKTQPLGESDKIVTILTQEFGLIRAIAPGARKHNSSLGGRSGMFVVNELLISQGRSSQPSTPTLDRITQAETIKTYPGLTKDLGKLAASQYLAEIVLCQALSEHPQEELYEVINEHLQRLEALPKSQGLDVVAHLAHGVFHLLALGGLAPQVQFCCLTERPLTPDLKNPNWQVGFSIPAGGTICLQAWEQLIKEREKRRKEENSPVPSSQSPVPNLRYQTVVHHQDIPKISSRLGAKELDMLQHLSQPEIMQIDAASDYGWLSVEQILRQYAQYHLGRPIRSATLIDSYFAPNHDAIV; encoded by the coding sequence ATGAGTAGAACTTACAAAGCAACTGGCATTAATCTTAAAACCCAACCATTGGGAGAGTCAGACAAGATAGTAACAATTTTAACTCAGGAATTCGGTTTGATTCGGGCGATCGCTCCTGGGGCGCGTAAACATAACTCCAGCTTGGGTGGTAGAAGTGGGATGTTCGTAGTTAATGAATTACTCATTTCCCAAGGCAGATCCTCACAGCCATCTACACCAACCCTCGATAGAATTACTCAAGCTGAAACTATAAAAACTTACCCAGGTCTAACTAAAGATTTGGGAAAATTAGCTGCTAGTCAATATTTAGCCGAAATAGTCCTGTGTCAAGCTTTAAGCGAACATCCCCAAGAAGAACTTTATGAGGTAATCAATGAACATCTCCAGCGCCTAGAAGCCTTACCTAAAAGTCAGGGATTGGATGTTGTCGCACATTTGGCACATGGAGTCTTTCACCTCTTAGCTTTAGGAGGACTAGCGCCTCAAGTCCAATTTTGTTGCCTAACCGAGCGTCCGCTAACTCCAGACTTGAAAAACCCCAACTGGCAAGTAGGATTTAGCATTCCTGCTGGGGGAACAATTTGCTTACAAGCATGGGAACAGTTAATAAAAGAAAGGGAAAAACGAAGAAAGGAAGAAAATTCCCCAGTCCCCAGTTCCCAGTCCCCAGTCCCCAATCTTCGCTATCAAACAGTTGTCCATCACCAAGACATACCAAAAATTTCCAGTCGTCTGGGTGCAAAAGAACTAGATATGCTCCAACATTTGTCCCAACCAGAGATAATGCAAATAGATGCAGCCTCAGATTATGGCTGGTTATCTGTTGAGCAGATTTTGCGCCAGTACGCTCAGTACCACCTTGGTCGCCCGATTCGCTCTGCCACGTTGATTGATTCTTATTTTGCCCCCAACCATGATGCAATCGTCTGA